The Rhodoluna lacicola genome includes the window CCGCATCGGGCTGAAAATTCGCTGGCCTGCCATTCTTTGACGCGACCATCAACGTGGTCGCCAAGTCGGAAGCCGTTGGTTAGCCACTGTGCCAAGGTAAAGACTTTGTAGGTAGATCCGGTTTGGAAACCAGATGAGCCGCCGTACTCTCTATCGGTTGAATAGTTCACCGAGGTTCGACCAGGTTCAGTGCTTTGCGTTTGGTCGTAGTAGCGGTTTTGGGCAATTGCCAGAATGCGCCCGGTGCCAACCTCAACCGATGTGCTGGCGGAACCAATCTGCGAAGGATCGGTAGGCGGCGCCCAAGTGAAAGATGCCTTGTGAGCGGCCTCTTGAATGTCCAGATCCATGGTGCTGTAAATTTCTAGACCACCGCGGCGCAGCAGGTTCTCGCGATCCTCAGGGGTTGGTCCAAACTCTGAGTTGTTTCTGATGGTCCATACTACGAAGTCACAGAAGAAGGCCGCGGTCTCTGTTCCCTCACAACCCGATGGGGTGTGAGTTAGCTTGGTGACAATTGGTGAGTTCTTTGCCTCGCGCGCCTGCTGACCAGTTATGTAGCCTTCGGCCTCCATGTTGTTGATCACATAGTCGCGGCGACTCTTTGCGCGGTCTAGGTTTTCGGCTTCGTCCGGCTTGTAGTCATTTGGTGATTTGAGCATTCCGGCAAGCAGCGCAGCTTCTTGAATGTTTAGCTCTTTTGCGGTCTTGCCAAAGTAGTAGTTAGAGGCGGCCTCGATACCGTTGATCTGGTTTCCGAAGAAAGACAGGTTTAGATAACCGGCCAGGATCTCTTGCTTGGTAGCAACTCCCTCAAGGGCAATCGCCAGGCGGATTTCGCGAAGCTTTCGGTCAATACCGGCAAAGCCGCCCTGGGTTGCCGCAATTACGCCCTCTTTATCGCCGGCCAGGTTTGCAGCTTCAACCAATGAGTTCTTGACGTACTGCATGGTGATGGTTGAACCACCAGGGCCGTTTCCCAAGGAAGCGGCGTTGGTCAGTGTTGCACGAACCAGTGATAGCCAGTCAACGCCACCGTGCTCGAAGAATCTAGGGTCTTCGGTGGCAACTACAGCGTTTCTGATGTTCGGAGACATCTCGTTGTAATCAATCGAGATGCGGTTCTCGTGGTAAAACTGGGCCACTTCAACCGGCTGGCCATCTTTGGTGGCGTACAGGGTTGAAGACTGAGAGGCGTTTACCGGCTTGATGTAATCCGGCAGGTTTTCGAAGATTGTGATGCCGGCTGAGGCAGCAATACCGCTTACCAGGGCTGTAGGAGCCAACAGGGCAACGCCCAAAAGGCCCGCTAGGGCTGATAAACCGGTGAATTTAAGGAAGCCCTTGGCGAAACTTTCGGGCTTGTGCTGTGAACCAGACATAAACTCTAGGTTACCTGACAACTTCTGAGAGGAATCTGTAAATGCTGAAGTGGGAGTACATAACCACCCCTTTGTTACTGCACCGCGAGACCGCAATTTTGAACAATTGGGGCTCAGAAGGCTGGGAATTGGTCCAAATCGTCGCTGGTCCAGAGGGCGGCATGGTGGCCTTTTTTAAGCGTCCAGTGAAGGAAGCCTAAAAATGTCAAAAATCGAACAAAAACTGGCAGATATGGGTTTTCCGCTTCCGGCGGTAGCGAAACCGGTGGCCGCTTATGTTCCATCGGTGGTGACCGGCAATTTGTGTTTCACCTCTGGCCAGCTGCCTTTCGTTGACGGAGCTCTACCACAGACCGGCAAGGTTGGTCGCGATGTGACCGCCGAGGACGCCAAGGACTTGGCTCGTTTGTGCGCCCTAAATGCGCTCGCCGCATTGAAGCTGGCTATCGGCGATCTTGATCGCGTAACCCGAATCGTCAAGGTAGTTGGATTCGTTTCTGTAGTTCCAGAATTCACTGCAATCCCTGGCGTAATTAATGGCGCCAGCGAATTTTTGGGTGAGGTATTTGGAGAAGTTGGTTCGCACGCACGAAGCGCAGTTGGTGTTCCGGCGCTACCACTTGATTCGGCAGTCGAGCTAGAGATTATTGCTGAGTTCAAATAACCCAATAGTTAAGCGAAAGCCCGCGAAGGCGAACAAGCCTTTGCGCTTGAGCGAGAGCTCGAGCTTTAAGAGAAACCCCGCACAGAGAGAGCGTGCGGGGTTTCCTTGTTAACTCTAGTTAATCGTTGGCGCCACCCGCAATTTTTCCACTGATGATATCCATCACTGAGGTATCGGCGAGAGTGGTCACGTCACCAACCGGACGGTCTTCGGCAACATCGCGAAGCAATCGGCGCATGATTTTTCCGGAACGGGTCTTAGGAAGTTCGGCAACCACCATGATGGTGCGCGGTCTTGCGATTGGACCAATTTCTTTGGTCACGTGATCGCGCAAAATCTTGCTGACGTCAGCATCGGAGCCGGCTGCCTTGAGTTGGTCCTGACGCAAAATCACGAAGGCAACTACAGCTTGACCGGTGGTTTCATCTTTCGCACCAACCACAGCTGCTTCGGCAACGTATGGGTGTGAGACCAGAGCCGATTCAATTTCTGCAGTTGATAGTCGGTGACCAGAAACGTTCATCACGTCGTCAACGCGGCCAAGCAACCACAGGTCACCTTCGTCGTCGAACTTGGCGCCATCGCCGGCAAAATAAATTCCTTCAAACTTTGACCAGTAAGTTTCTTTGAAGCGATCTGGGTCGCCCCAAATTCCTCGTAGCATTGAAGGCCAAGGCTCGGTGATGGTTAGTAGCCCCGGCTCTTCGCGGCCAAGTTCTTTACCTTCGTCATCAAGAATCTTGATTTCAATGCCAGGCAGGGCAATCTGCGCAGAGCCAGGCTTCAAAGTGGTCACACCAGGTAGCGGAGAAATCATGATTGCACCGGTTTCTGTTTGCCACCAGGTATCAACAATCGGAGCCTTGCCGCCGCCAATCACGTTGCGGTACCACATCCACGCTTCAGGGTTTATCGGTTCACCAACAGAGCCCAGCACTCGGATGCTTGATAGGTCGTGCGCGTTTGGCATCTCTTCACCAAGTTTCATGAAGCTGCGAATTGCAGTAGGTGCGGTGTAAAGGATTGAGACCTTGTACTTCTCAACGATCTTCCACCAGCGACTCCAGTCCGGTGAATCCGGAGTGCCCTCGTAAATAACTTGAGTAGCACCATTTGCAAATGGTCCGTAGGCCACATAGCTGTGACCGGTGATCCAACCAATGTCGGCGGTGCACCAGTACACATCGGTGTTTTCGTGAAGATCAAAAACGTTTTTGTGAGTGTAGGCGGCCTGAGTTAAGTAGCCACCGGTTGAGTGCAAAATTCCCTTTGGCTTTCCGGTGGTGCCGGAGGTGTAAAGAATGAAGAGTGGGTGCTCTGCGTTGAAGCCCTTTGCCTCGTGTTCGTCACTTGCAGCGGCAAGTTGTTCGGCCCAGTCAAGATCGCGTCCTTCTTTCCAGGACACTTCTTGGTTGGTTCGCTTGACGACCAAAACATTTTTCACCGATGGGCACTTGCCACCATCAAGCGCAAGATCAACTGCAGGCTTGAGTGCCGAGGCCTTTCCTTTTCGATAGCCGCCATCTGCGGTGATCACAAGTTTTGCCTGTGCGTCTTCAATGCGCGTGCTTAGCGAGTCGGCAGAGAAACCACCAAAGACCACCGAGTGCACGGCACCAATTCGCGCAACTGCCTGCATCGCCACAATCGCCTCAGGAATCATCGGCATATAAATTGCAACTCGATCGCCGGGCTTGATGCCAAGGTTGATGAGCACATTTGCCGCGCGCTTTACCTCTTTGGTCAGCTGGGCGTAGGTGAGGGTTCGGGTGTCGCCGGGTTCGCCTTCAAAGTGAATCGCGACCCGGTCACCGTTTCCGGCCTCAACGTGACGATCTAGGCAGTTATAAGAAATATTTAGTTCACCGTCGTGGAACCAACGGGCGAAGGGGGCCTCGCTCCAGTCAAGAATCTGAGTGAATGGCTTATGCCAGTGCAGGCGATTGGCTTGTTTTGCCCAAAAACCTAGGCGATCAGCCTTGGCCTCGGCATACAGTTCCGGCTGAGCAATCGCGTTCTTCGCAAAGTCTGATGACGGCGCAAAGTGGCGGGTTTCCTGAGACATCGTTGTCCTCCATAGGGGTATGTAACCTGTGGCAATCCTGCCATAAAAAACTTTTCTAGACATTTTCACAGCAAATAATTGTGTTTTTGGAATAAAAAGAGTGGATAGCCTCTTATTATTTATCTGTTAGCGCTTGTCGTTAACTCGCGATATCAGTTCCCCCAATTGATATCGCCCGGCCCCAGACTCTTCCCCCAAGAGGCTGGGGCCCCCTAATTTAATGGCCCATCCCAGCACTTAACAGCCGATCTCAGCCCCCAGAGCTAGCTATCGGTGGTCTTATCCACAGATTCGGCAGAGCCCGGCTATTGGTCGCCGATTTGGCGGATGCTTGGCCAATGACCCCGATAACCGCTCTTGGCCCCAAATTGGGCGCACTGCTGAGTATTCAAGGGGTCACCGACCTGCTGATCAATGGCCACGGTCAGGTCTTTGTTGATCGGGCCGGGTACGGCATGGAACAAGTAGCCAGCCCTTTTGAATCGGAGGCCGAGCTTGGGCAGTTGGCCCAGCAAATCATCGCCCTGGGTGGTCGCCATCTAGATCAGGCCAATCCATTTGCCGACGTCTCGATTGCCAACCTTCGAATTCACGCCGCCCTAGCTTCCGGCTGCAACCCCAACACCCATGTTTCGATTCGGGTTCATCTAAACCGGCTCTTTGGCTTGGAGCAACTGGCGGATTTTGGCATGTTGCAAACCCAGCAACTGCTTACCCTTCGGCAAATTATTTTTGACCGGCAGAACTTTCTGATTTCTGGGTCAACCGGCAGCGGCAAAACCACTTTGCTGCGAGCGATGCTTTCGGAATGCATCGGCGAAAGGATTTTGGCTCTTGAGGATGTCTCCGAATTAGCTTTGCAAAGTCCAAATTACATTTCTCTGCAAACTCGGCAGGCAAATATCGAGGGCAAGGGCGAAATCTCTCTTGAAAGATTGGTTCGTGAGGCGCTTCGAATGCGACCGGATCGCTTGGTGGTGGGTGAGGTTCGTGGTGCTGAACTTATTGCAATGCTGCAGGCTCTCAACACCGGACACCGCGGTGCAGCGGCAACCATTCACGCAAACTCATTTGCCGATGT containing:
- a CDS encoding RidA family protein, encoding MSKIEQKLADMGFPLPAVAKPVAAYVPSVVTGNLCFTSGQLPFVDGALPQTGKVGRDVTAEDAKDLARLCALNALAALKLAIGDLDRVTRIVKVVGFVSVVPEFTAIPGVINGASEFLGEVFGEVGSHARSAVGVPALPLDSAVELEIIAEFK
- the acs gene encoding acetate--CoA ligase — encoded protein: MSQETRHFAPSSDFAKNAIAQPELYAEAKADRLGFWAKQANRLHWHKPFTQILDWSEAPFARWFHDGELNISYNCLDRHVEAGNGDRVAIHFEGEPGDTRTLTYAQLTKEVKRAANVLINLGIKPGDRVAIYMPMIPEAIVAMQAVARIGAVHSVVFGGFSADSLSTRIEDAQAKLVITADGGYRKGKASALKPAVDLALDGGKCPSVKNVLVVKRTNQEVSWKEGRDLDWAEQLAAASDEHEAKGFNAEHPLFILYTSGTTGKPKGILHSTGGYLTQAAYTHKNVFDLHENTDVYWCTADIGWITGHSYVAYGPFANGATQVIYEGTPDSPDWSRWWKIVEKYKVSILYTAPTAIRSFMKLGEEMPNAHDLSSIRVLGSVGEPINPEAWMWYRNVIGGGKAPIVDTWWQTETGAIMISPLPGVTTLKPGSAQIALPGIEIKILDDEGKELGREEPGLLTITEPWPSMLRGIWGDPDRFKETYWSKFEGIYFAGDGAKFDDEGDLWLLGRVDDVMNVSGHRLSTAEIESALVSHPYVAEAAVVGAKDETTGQAVVAFVILRQDQLKAAGSDADVSKILRDHVTKEIGPIARPRTIMVVAELPKTRSGKIMRRLLRDVAEDRPVGDVTTLADTSVMDIISGKIAGGAND
- a CDS encoding transglycosylase domain-containing protein; this translates as MSGSQHKPESFAKGFLKFTGLSALAGLLGVALLAPTALVSGIAASAGITIFENLPDYIKPVNASQSSTLYATKDGQPVEVAQFYHENRISIDYNEMSPNIRNAVVATEDPRFFEHGGVDWLSLVRATLTNAASLGNGPGGSTITMQYVKNSLVEAANLAGDKEGVIAATQGGFAGIDRKLREIRLAIALEGVATKQEILAGYLNLSFFGNQINGIEAASNYYFGKTAKELNIQEAALLAGMLKSPNDYKPDEAENLDRAKSRRDYVINNMEAEGYITGQQAREAKNSPIVTKLTHTPSGCEGTETAAFFCDFVVWTIRNNSEFGPTPEDRENLLRRGGLEIYSTMDLDIQEAAHKASFTWAPPTDPSQIGSASTSVEVGTGRILAIAQNRYYDQTQSTEPGRTSVNYSTDREYGGSSGFQTGSTYKVFTLAQWLTNGFRLGDHVDGRVKEWQASEFSARCGGIGGTWAPKNIVKEPEDLNIVQATAMSVNTAYVSMASQLDLCDIRDTAMRFGVHRADGTELQYIPSSVLGVNEIAPLTMAAAMAGIANKGVYCSPVAIDKVIVRNTKAELRVPTTNCSVAVSPEVAAGMTYAMQRVISGGTGGASATGDGTPLAGKTGTTDSGVHTWMTGFSSKVGTATWVGNVVGTKSLGSLRLNNKAANTVRHDIWRTIMQAANKKYPGEAFDAPPADMIGTTMITIPQVAGSAPDAAVELIKASDLNAKVAVSPVTSSFPKGSVAYTKPGVGSTAARGSQIKIFVSAGGAETVPNVAGMSVTNAKATLLAAGFSAVSEPQPSQSQFFVKSPTIPAGKVVGTDPAAGSAADKAGAILLIISTGP
- a CDS encoding CpaF family protein, with the translated sequence MTPITALGPKLGALLSIQGVTDLLINGHGQVFVDRAGYGMEQVASPFESEAELGQLAQQIIALGGRHLDQANPFADVSIANLRIHAALASGCNPNTHVSIRVHLNRLFGLEQLADFGMLQTQQLLTLRQIIFDRQNFLISGSTGSGKTTLLRAMLSECIGERILALEDVSELALQSPNYISLQTRQANIEGKGEISLERLVREALRMRPDRLVVGEVRGAELIAMLQALNTGHRGAAATIHANSFADVMTRVKSIGKSAGVDAESIVEQMGSAFTWGIHVENRKVVTIAKLK
- a CDS encoding DUF4177 domain-containing protein — translated: MLKWEYITTPLLLHRETAILNNWGSEGWELVQIVAGPEGGMVAFFKRPVKEA